In Providencia alcalifaciens, the sequence GAAGAGGCAACGGCTCCTGCAGATACGCAAACTAACAAACCGGACGTTGCCGCCGAAGCTCCTGTAACGGACGCGGCAAACGCCCCTGAGCATAAGGGGTGATCATGATTAAAGTCTTTGTTCTCTTTATCGTTCTGATTGCTGGCATTATCTTGGGTCCTCTATTAGCAGGGCACCAAGGCTATGTATTTATTCGTACCGATAGTTACGATATTACGACCAGCGTCACCAGCCTTGTGCTGTGCTTTATCCTGCTGCAATTTGTTCTGTTATTCCTTGGATGGTGCTACCGCCGCTTTATGAGCACCACTTCACGGACAAAAGGCTGGCTCAGCGGTCACAAATACCATAAAGCGCACACTCAAACTCAAAAAGCCTTACTCAAATTAGCCGAAGGGGACTTGGAGCAAGTTGAGAAATTAATGAGTAAGCACGCTGATTTCTCTCAGCAACCCGTCATTAACTACTTGATGGCAGCAGAAGCCGCCCAGCAACGTGGGGATAGTTATCGTACCCATCAATATTTAGACAGAGCTGCTGAAGCCGCAGGTAAAGATCAACTTCCCGTGGATATTAGCCGTGTTCGCATCCAATTAGCGGAAGGTGAAATTCATGCTGCCCGTAATGGCATCGATAAGCTGCTTGACCAAGCACCACGTCACCCAGAAATTTTACGCTTAGCTGAACAGGCTTACTTAGGTACCGGGGCATACCAAGCACTCATTGAGCTGCTGCCGATTATGGCAAAAGTCCAGTTACACAATGAAGATGAGCTTGAAGCGTTAAAACTCAAAGCGTACAAAGGGCTCATGAACCAATGTATGGCTGAAGGTGGTAGCGATGGTTTGAAAAACTGGTGGAAAGCCCAGCCGCGTAAAGTTCGCCATGAAGTGCCTTTGCAAGCTTTCTTAGCCGAACATTTAATTGAATGTGGTGATACGCGCAGCGCAGAAAAAATGATCATCGAAGGATTGAAACAGCAATATGATGAACGTTTACTGTTGCTAATCCCGAAATTACAAAGCGAGCAACCTGAAGCGATTGAAAAAATACTGTTAAACCTCGTTAAGCAGTCTGGTGCGACACCATTACTCAATAGTACATTGGGGGTCCTGGCGCTTCAACATGCCCAATGGGAAAAAGCAGAAAGCTACTTTAAAGCTGCATTGGCACAGCGTTTTGATGCTTATGATGCTGCTTGGTTAGCCGATGCTTATGACAAGCTACACAAACCGAATGAAGCCGCAAAAATTCGCCAAGAGGCGCTCACTCACTCCCTCAAGCAAGAGCGAGCAAAGGCATAAATTTTTAACTCATTCGTTGAGCTTTGACCTAAAACGCCTCCTAGCCCGAGGCGTTTTTTATGTTAACGGTTTGGATCTTTGCTATTTATCTCAAAAAGATAGTTTCTGTGAGAGTCACTTTTAGCGAATCGAGGCAAACCGCATATTGCTATGTTATAAAAGGGTCACATAGTGTATAAATAATCCTATACATTTTCGTTTTGAATGAATTCAGGATAAAGATATGAATGTAGTGAAAACTCTCTGGTATTGGATTATAGCGAGCCAAAATCGTTTACAGATCTTTTTTGACCTGCTACTTCTGATTTTATCCCCGTTTATTTTTATTTCGATCATTGGCTTCAATACCGCTGATCTGAACAAAGATATCTTCATTATTACCTTTATTATTATTGCCTATACCTACGTCACTCGCTGGATCAGCAAGTGGTTAAGCAAAGAGAAAAAAGAGTAAGCTAAAAGATAATGCTTCTTTCCTAATGCTCATCAGGTTAGGAAAGAAAATGGCAACCCAAGATTGATACAAAAAAAAACACCTGCCGAAGCAGGTGTAAATAACAATCAGGTCTACAGACGGATGGTGCCTCACTCAACGTTTCGCCCGTTCGTTGATGGTAAGAGGATTAGCTCTTGATCATCTAAATTGGACAATAGGCACCGATAATCGGCTTTGCGTCATCCCTGGGTTTATGAAGCTAGGCTGTCATAATAAGTGGGATGAGCATCTACATAATAGATAATGCAGAATGCGTGCCAACTTTTATATCATTCCAATTTTTTCTTTTCTTACCCCGTAACTCCCCTACTTTTAAACACTATTTTTATTTCTTACTTATTGTTATTTTTTAACACCGCATTCTTACCAAATCTCATTCTGTTCGATTCAGCTATTTTGTCTCAATTTAGAGACAGCTTAGAAGACCTATTGATTTATTCATATAAATCAACCAGTAAAGTGTCTCTTTTTGACGACATGGAAATAGGGGTTTGTATCGGATCTGCGACAAATATTTTTATTCATTAAAAACATAACGTTACAAGAACACGCAGATAAGAACCATTCTTGTTAAAAGCGATACCAGAGATCTCTAAAATAAAGATAATAAAAAAACAGATTCAAGAATAAAGATAAGAAGATAAGAAGATAAGAAGATAAGAAGATAAGGATACCGAAGGGGAACAATCAGGTTAGAAATAGTTAAGGTTTCAAAATGCAAAAACCCCGCTCGATTGAGCGGGGTTCTTTAAATTGGTCGGCGAGAGAGGATTCGAACCTCCGACCCACTGGTCCCAAACCAGTTGCGCTACCAAGCTGCGCTACTCGCCGAAATTTAACTGCTTAAGGCAGTAACTCGACATCATTTTTTTCGTGGTGCGAAAGGGGGGACTTGAACCCCCACGTCCATAGGACACTAACACCTGAAGCTAGCGCGTCTACCAATTCCGCCACCCTCGCAATGTCACAAAAAAAATGGGGTGGCTAATGGGACTCGAACCCACGACAACTGGAATCACAATCCAGGGCTCTACCAACTGAGCTATAGCCACCATAACTTCACTTATTTCAAAGTGTTGTCATACTACTACATACAACTTTGTTTTGCCACCGTAGCTTGTCACCTTTTGATGGTGCGCCCGACAGGATTCGAACCTGAGACCTCTGCCTCCGGAGGGCAGCGCTCTATCCAGCTGAGCTACGGGCGCTTAACGCCGTTGCGGGAGAGGATAGTACGGATTTATCCCCCCGCTGTCTAGTCCTTTTTTCAATAAAATTATCGATTGCTTGCCTTTTATCCATTTCGTCGAGAAAGAGAGCATTTTTTCCCTCTTTCTCGTTTATTAGATGAAATTTTACTCACAAAATATTTTTACGATGTGCTCTTATCGTGTCGACTAAAGCTGCGGATCACAAAATAAAGCACTGAAACCGTCAATAAAAAGATAGCCCCCACAATCAGTGACAAACGCGTTTCTGGATTAATCGCCATTCCCACCAGCACACAGGCTAAAAACAACAGTGTGGCGTAGTTCACCCATGGAAACAGAATCGATTTAAACGTATGCCCTGCCATCTGCTGCTGGTTCTGCTTGCGAAAGCGTAGCTGACTGGTCAAGATCACGAGCCACGGCACCATGCCTGGCAAGACGCTCGCACTATATACATACACAAACACCTGCTCTGGGTTTGGAATGATGTAATTCAAGCTCGACCCTGCGACTAAACATAAGATAGTAAAACCGACACAACGCGCTGGAACGCCATTTTTCGTTAACTTTAACAGTGAACTAGGTAACTGTTTATTCTGAGCCAGTGCGTACAGCATTCGCCCACCGCTGTACATGCCGCTATTGCAGCCAGACAATGCTGCGGTGAGCACCACAAAGTTAATAACCGCGGCTGCCGAGACAATTCCCACTTTAGCGAACGTCATCACAAACGGGCTGCCTTGTTGTCCTACTTCCGTCCACGGGAACAGCGTCACCACAATAAAAATAGCGCCGACATAGAAAATCAGAATGCGCCACAGAATATTATTGATGGCTTTTTTCAGTGTCACTTGTGGGTTTTTAGCTTCTCCTGCAGTGATCCCAACGAGCTCAACACCTTGATAAGACGCCACCACGATACACAATGCAAATAAGAAACCTTTCCAGCCGCCAGCGAAGAATCCGCCATGTTCGGTTAAGTTAGCCAATCCAATCGGCTCGAAATTATTGCCAAGACCAAAGAAAATTAGCCCCAAACCAATCAAAATCATCACGACGATCGTGGTCACTTTGATCATCGCAAACCAAAATTCCAGCTCGCCGTATAACCTCACTGCGGCCAGATTTGCCAGTGCCACCAACACAACAGCAACCATCGCAAATATCCACTGGGGCACATCAGGGAACCAATATTTGGCATACTCCCCTATTGCGGTTATCTCTGAAATCCCAACCGCGACCCACATAAACCAATAACCCCACGCGGTTAAACATCCCCAAAAAGGACTTAGATATTTATAACCAAATGAAGCAAATGAACCTGTTACTGGCTCCAGAAAGAGCATTTCGCCCATTGAACGCATGATGAAGAAGACAAATAGCCCTGCGATAATATACGCCAGCAATACGGATGGCCCCGCCCACTTCAACGTACTCGCTGAGCCCATAAATAGCCCAACTCCAATTGTTCCGCCCAAAGCAATCAGCTCAATATGACGGGCTTCTAGCCCTCGCTGAAGACCTTGCTGTGGCTTATCCATAATTTCCCCTGTCGATAATAACCATTCGATATTCGCAGCTCTAATAGCCATAACTTTTTAGTCATCGCGGCTGGTTGTCGAAAATAAGATAAAAAATACAATCCCCCAAGATACCGTGAGATCTCTTAGGTTGCATCTATTTTTGAACAATTGCAGATATATTTGAAGTGAAAATGAGGGCGCCAAAAATAAATAAACCCGCATTGCGCGGGTCTATTCAGTCAGAAAAGAGCTTAAAGCTTACCACCGTAGTAGTAGCCTAAAAACTTCAGCAATTTAAACTGCCGTTTAATTCGTGTTGGTTGAGAAAGTAAGCGATACAGCCATTCTAACCCTAAGTTTTGCCAAACTTTAGGCGCACGCTTAACGTGTCCGGTGAACACGTCATAAGTCCCACCGACGCCCATATACAGCGCATCAGGATGCACGACACGGCAATCACGCATAAAGATTTCTTGCTTAGGAGAGCCCATCGCCACCGTCACAATCTTGGCACCGCTCGCATGAATACGCTCAAACAGCGCACTGCGGTCTTCTGCCGTAAAGTAGCCATCTTGGGAATCCACAATGTTGACATTCCATTGTGCGCGTAACTTCGCTTTGGTCTGCTCAAGAATTTCTGGCTTGCCACCCACTAAAAATACTGGCGTGCCTTCTTTTCCTGCACGCTCCATTAAACCTTCCCATAAATCGGCACCTGCCACACGAGAAACCTCGGCTTTCGGGTATTTACGGCGAATAGCACGCACAATGCTGATCCCATCTGCATAAAGATATTCTGCCTGCCCTAATAAGGTATTCAGTGCGGTATCTTGCTCTGCAATCATCACTTTTTCTGCGTTGATAGCCACTAATGTGCCTGTTTTGGTCTTACCGTCGGCAAACAAATAGTCTAAAAAGTGGGCCATGTTTTTAAAGCCCCAAATATTATGACCTCTGATGCTATATTGAGGAATTGACGACTGTTCCATGATGCTCCTTTTAACGGCTTTCCCGTTGACCGCTTTTTAAATATAAAGCGGCTTTGGTACGAATAAGACCGGCACTTTCAAATAACCAGTACAGTAATTTAGCTAACACTAAACATAGCCCGAAGACTAAACAGAAAAAGACTACGCGCGAAACGAAGGAATCGACTCCTTCACGGGCTAATACAATCATGTTGAAGATGGCGCCGAAACAAAATGCCTGCATAATCGCAGCCTTGTAACGGTTGGATTCTTTTAGGCTTAAACCATAAATCCAGTCAAACCATTTAATGATCATACCCACCACGATGGCACCTAGCGGGATAAACAGCACTCCGCCCATGACCACCAGCGAACCAATTAACGTTGGTGAAATGGCTAATCCAGAATGGTTATTCAGCACTTCCCACGTAAAATAGTTAGCCGAGTTTAATACCGTATCAGGGCGCTCAGGCCATACCCATGAAGGAATAAACACATAGAAATCACGGATAATCGGTGCTAAACCTTGGAATTCCATTTGATCATAATAGCTGAGCAATAACCCTAAGTTTTCCCATGGCGAGAACGTATCACGGGTTAGATACAAGAAGGTATAAAACGCTTCAGCACCGCTCACATCAAGCCCATAACGTTTGAGGGCTAACCAGAACATCCCGACAATACTTGCCACACCCGCCGCAGCCAGCATCCAAAGCGTGATCCAACCTCTAACTATCCCAATAAACAGGAATAGAGCAAATGCCAAGATAATATTGGCACGAGTTCCGCCCACAATCACATAGGTTAAGAAACCGAATGAGACCGTACTGATCAAGAAGAAAATCCAGCGTTTTTGCGTAGGTTTCAAGAAATAGACAATCAGCATCGCAGGAATAAAGAAGTAGAAAAAGCGCTTCAGAGCCACGCCCGACACCTGACTGGAAAATATCTGGCTATAGGATTTTAACTTAAACAATAAGAAACCATTGTCCATGAAGAAAATCCCTACAGTGACCACGGCGACAGAGATCAACAGTAAGCAGGTCAAATTGGTTTCCACTTTATTCATGCTAAATACGGTGCGACGCTGGGTATCCACGCGCTTAGTTAAGCGCGTTTTGTACGTCACATAGTAAATAGCGTAGAAACTGGTTGACGCCAGCATGGCATACATCAAGTAATCTGCGGGGACAATTGCCACATCAAACTGGAAAACCAATGCACAAGTCAGCGGGAATCCGAAGTAAAATGTCAGTAAATACAATAAAGTAAAGAAAATATTAAAATTAAAGCGCACACGTAAAAACTCTTTATACATCAGCGTGCCGATAAAAATAATAGAGATTAGGTAGATAAGCGCTAAGCCACCCAATTCAAGCAATGTCATGCTTTAGCCTCCGCAATGCTGAGGATCTGTTTCCAGCCATCAGTAAAGTTAGGCGCAAAGAATTCAATATGCTGTTTATTAAGCGAATTCATTTGGCGTTGTGCTTCATCCACTAATGGCAGAGTCAGCTCATCACCATAGAAAAAGACCGGGACATTCTGCGCTGTTAAATCTTGCCAGAAGGTATTTTGGCGGCTAATGACAAAAGGAATAGAGAACTGAATAAGCAAACAAACCGTTCCAATCCCTTGTTGACGATTAAAAATAAAGTAGCCGAGGTCGCAGGTTTTCAG encodes:
- the wzyE gene encoding ECA oligosaccharide polymerase, which codes for MTLLELGGLALIYLISIIFIGTLMYKEFLRVRFNFNIFFTLLYLLTFYFGFPLTCALVFQFDVAIVPADYLMYAMLASTSFYAIYYVTYKTRLTKRVDTQRRTVFSMNKVETNLTCLLLISVAVVTVGIFFMDNGFLLFKLKSYSQIFSSQVSGVALKRFFYFFIPAMLIVYFLKPTQKRWIFFLISTVSFGFLTYVIVGGTRANIILAFALFLFIGIVRGWITLWMLAAAGVASIVGMFWLALKRYGLDVSGAEAFYTFLYLTRDTFSPWENLGLLLSYYDQMEFQGLAPIIRDFYVFIPSWVWPERPDTVLNSANYFTWEVLNNHSGLAISPTLIGSLVVMGGVLFIPLGAIVVGMIIKWFDWIYGLSLKESNRYKAAIMQAFCFGAIFNMIVLAREGVDSFVSRVVFFCLVFGLCLVLAKLLYWLFESAGLIRTKAALYLKSGQRESR
- the thrP gene encoding bifunctional threonine/serine APC transporter ThrP, whose amino-acid sequence is MDKPQQGLQRGLEARHIELIALGGTIGVGLFMGSASTLKWAGPSVLLAYIIAGLFVFFIMRSMGEMLFLEPVTGSFASFGYKYLSPFWGCLTAWGYWFMWVAVGISEITAIGEYAKYWFPDVPQWIFAMVAVVLVALANLAAVRLYGELEFWFAMIKVTTIVVMILIGLGLIFFGLGNNFEPIGLANLTEHGGFFAGGWKGFLFALCIVVASYQGVELVGITAGEAKNPQVTLKKAINNILWRILIFYVGAIFIVVTLFPWTEVGQQGSPFVMTFAKVGIVSAAAVINFVVLTAALSGCNSGMYSGGRMLYALAQNKQLPSSLLKLTKNGVPARCVGFTILCLVAGSSLNYIIPNPEQVFVYVYSASVLPGMVPWLVILTSQLRFRKQNQQQMAGHTFKSILFPWVNYATLLFLACVLVGMAINPETRLSLIVGAIFLLTVSVLYFVIRSFSRHDKSTS
- the wecG gene encoding lipopolysaccharide N-acetylmannosaminouronosyltransferase; translated protein: MEQSSIPQYSIRGHNIWGFKNMAHFLDYLFADGKTKTGTLVAINAEKVMIAEQDTALNTLLGQAEYLYADGISIVRAIRRKYPKAEVSRVAGADLWEGLMERAGKEGTPVFLVGGKPEILEQTKAKLRAQWNVNIVDSQDGYFTAEDRSALFERIHASGAKIVTVAMGSPKQEIFMRDCRVVHPDALYMGVGGTYDVFTGHVKRAPKVWQNLGLEWLYRLLSQPTRIKRQFKLLKFLGYYYGGKL
- the hemY gene encoding protoheme IX biogenesis protein HemY — protein: MIKVFVLFIVLIAGIILGPLLAGHQGYVFIRTDSYDITTSVTSLVLCFILLQFVLLFLGWCYRRFMSTTSRTKGWLSGHKYHKAHTQTQKALLKLAEGDLEQVEKLMSKHADFSQQPVINYLMAAEAAQQRGDSYRTHQYLDRAAEAAGKDQLPVDISRVRIQLAEGEIHAARNGIDKLLDQAPRHPEILRLAEQAYLGTGAYQALIELLPIMAKVQLHNEDELEALKLKAYKGLMNQCMAEGGSDGLKNWWKAQPRKVRHEVPLQAFLAEHLIECGDTRSAEKMIIEGLKQQYDERLLLLIPKLQSEQPEAIEKILLNLVKQSGATPLLNSTLGVLALQHAQWEKAESYFKAALAQRFDAYDAAWLADAYDKLHKPNEAAKIRQEALTHSLKQERAKA